TGGTGGCGCGGCTCAAGTCCGAGCAATACGTCGAAGCCGAAGATCATCGCAAGGTGCATCGCCCCTGGGGCTATTACGATTCCATTGACCACGGCGAGCGTTTCCAGGTCAAGCGCATCGTTGTCGAGCCGGGCAAGCAACTGTCGCTGCAGATGCACTACCACCGCGCGGAGCACTGGACCGTGGTGCGCGGCACCGCGCGCGTGACTTGCGGCGACAGAATGTTCCTGCTCAGCGAGAACGAGTCGACATTTATCCCGCTGGGCACGGTGCACCGGCTTGAGAATCCGGGCAAGACGCCGCTGGAGATCATCGAGGTGCAGTCGGGACATTATCTGGGCGAGGACGATATTGTGCGGCTGGATGACCAGTACGGCCGGGCCTCTCGGCCGGCGGCGGGTACACCTGGCGCATCTGGTGTACCTGGCACATCCGGCGCGTCCGGTACCACGCCCGTCGCAACCGCTCATGCGATGGAAGCCGCCGATGCCGTGGGAGTCGCCGATGCCGCGCAAGCCGCTCCGGCCACGGTCGCCTCCCGCGCTGGGGAAGCGCCGAGCGCCATGGCCGCGCCGCGCGGCGGCGTGGGCGCATGGCGAGCCGGCCGTTGACCGTGCGCGCCACAGGGCCCACCCTCGCCAAGCGCGAGATGATGGTGCTGGTCATCAACGATTTCGTGCGCAAAGGCGGGGCGGAGGAAGTGTACCGGACCTCGGTGGACGTACTGCGGGCGTTGCCCGGCGTGGACGCCGAAGGCTTCGACGAACGATCGGTGGCCGCCGCGCATGGCATGGCACGGCGCGCGTGGAATCCGGCCGCGGCGCGCGCGCTGGCCGCCACGATCGAACGTGTTCAGCCCCAACGCGTGTTGGTGCACAACTATCACAGCCTACTGTCGCCATCGATTTTGCCGGTCATACAACGATACAAACGCAAGCTCGGCTACCGCACCTTCCTGACCTGCCATGACTATCACATGGTGTTCTACAATCCGAACCTGCTGACCTATCCGAAGCCGGGCGTGTCCAAGCCTCTACCACTGGAGGCGCTGGGCGACAGCCGGCGGCTGCTCGCCCGCGCCAGTGCACGAGGCATGCTGCACGATGCGGTGAAAAAACTGCATTGGCACGCGGTCAATACGGTGCTAAACCCGTGCGCCGTCTTCGACCAATTCCTGTGCCCGAGCCCGTACATGCGCGATGCGCTGGCACGGCGCGGCATGATGCGTTCAGCGATCCTGCCCAATCCAGTCAATACCCGCATCGCCCAGGCACCGCCCCGCATCGTCGACAAGGACCGCTTTGACCTGGCATTCGTCGGACGCATCGAGCCCGAAAAAGGACTGGAT
This sequence is a window from Mycetohabitans rhizoxinica HKI 454. Protein-coding genes within it:
- a CDS encoding glycosyltransferase family 4 protein, which codes for MMVLVINDFVRKGGAEEVYRTSVDVLRALPGVDAEGFDERSVAAAHGMARRAWNPAAARALAATIERVQPQRVLVHNYHSLLSPSILPVIQRYKRKLGYRTFLTCHDYHMVFYNPNLLTYPKPGVSKPLPLEALGDSRRLLARASARGMLHDAVKKLHWHAVNTVLNPCAVFDQFLCPSPYMRDALARRGMMRSAILPNPVNTRIAQAPPRIVDKDRFDLAFVGRIEPEKGLDPFLELASHTQWHRLGSVTLYGDGSQRDTLHAKYTTLVNCGRLRFAGRLDHAQLFEALRAHDAVLLPSIWAENAPLVIVEAAMIGLPVLVHDLGSLASFGDEIGNKIKYQHTPDSLVAALDALGMHLRDTRRRYDWSQYTREHYAARLSALLDLHAGTDTVGK